A window of Bacillus toyonensis BCT-7112 genomic DNA:
AAACCGAGTGAGATGTACAAATATATTGTTCTTTAATGGAACAATATAATGGTAATTTCCTTATATATATTTAATGTAGTGTGAATATATATCATTTTATATTTGTGGCATACATGATACTTCTTTCTATATAGGTAGAAATACCCTTACGTGCAGTAAGGGTATTTTTTTGAAAAAGACGAATTATTCCTTTCTGTAGTTTCTGCTTTTTCATCAAACGTAACCGTTAAGTTACAATTTGTGTATAGTGTCTAAATTATCTTCATATCCTGTCGAATATTGAAAGATTATCATAGCTAAATAATGAAGGAATTCTAATGAAGGACATGGAAACTTAATAATTACATCTCCATATGTCGTATCTACCATTTCCTCTTTCAGAAAAGCAATGATACAGTAGAGGTAGTAATTAGAGTAAAGGGGTAAAGTGTAGAATGGATTTTCAGTCAATCAAAGAGTATTTTTCACCAGAAAATATGGATCATATTGTTGAAAGTTATAAGGCGTTCGGACCGCTTCTTGGCATCGGTTTGCCGATGATAGAGGCGCTTATTCCAGCATTACCACTTATTGTGTTTGTACTAGCGAATGCTGTTGCATTTGGATTTTGGCTGGGTTTCCTTTATTCATGGCTTGGATCAGTAATCGGTGCTATGCTTGTTTTTTTCATTATCCGCCATTTTGGACGAAGCCGTTTCTTTTCTTTTGTAAATAAGCATGAGAAAGTGCGCAAGGCAATGGGGTGGATTGAAAGGAAAGGATTCGCGCCAGTGTTTGTTATATTTTGTTTTCCGTTTACACCGTCTGCGCTTATAAACGTTGTAGCTGGTTTATCTCGCATTAGCGTAAAACAGTTCGGACTTGCGCTCGCATTCGGGAAGCTTGTGATGATTTTTATTTTAACGTACATCGGTCATGATTTAATGTCGTTTATTCATAAGCCAGTGAAATCAGTTATTGTAGCGATTGTTATTTTTATTTTATGGTATGTCGGTAAAAGAATTGAAGTAAAGTTAGAACTACATTAAGAATAGTCTTCTTTGTCCCACTATTTGAGGGCAGTGAAACTCCCTCCAAAAAATTCGGCTGAAGCAGAGAAGTTAGGTGGGGATCAAACTGCCCGATCGGTGCGGGATGAACAAAATCCCCACCGATTAAGTTTCACTTTATAAATGCAAGCTTCATTATTAAAGGGTAAGGGGAGAAGCGGATGAAGAAAACTTTGAAAAAAGAAGGCCTAGAGTGGATACGAACAATTTTAATTGGTGTACTATTAGCTGTATTTTTTCGAACGTTTTTCTTTTCAACGTACGTTGTAGAGGGGAAGTCAATGATGCCGACATTGCAGGATGGCAATATGCTCGTTGTAAATAAGGTGAGTTATCAAGTGGGGGACTTGAACAGGTTCGATGTCGTCGTTTTTCATGCGAATAAAAAAGAAGACTATGTAAAGCGAATTATCGGTTTACCTGGAGACCATATTGAATATAAGCATGATAAGTTGTATATAAACGGTCAATTTATTGATGAGCCTTATTTAGAGAAGTACAAGAAAGAGATAAATGGAAGGCAACTAACAGGTGATTTTACATTAGAAGAGTTAACAAAAGAAAAGGTGGTGCCAGCTGGTCATATTTTTGTAATAGGCGATAACCGCCTTGGGAGCTGGGATAGTAGACACTTTGGCTTTGTGAAGGCTGATACAGTTGTCGGTAAAGTCGATTTAAGATATTGGCCAATTCAAGAGGTGCAAACGAATTTTTCAAAAGGTTGATATAATGAAGTAGAAGTATAGAAAAGACAAACAACTCCGTTTGTCTTTTTTCGTGTACTATAATACAATTATAGTAGCAAACTAACGTTCGTTGTGTAAGTGAAAGGTGGGGTTACATGTCACTTCGATTGGTGATTGGTAGAGCGGGAAGTGGAAAGAGTACACTTTGTTTACGAGAAGTGCAAGAAGAGTTAAAACAGCGCCCGAGAGGCAAAACAATATTATATCTTGTGCCAGAACAGATGACATTCCAGACGCAGCAGGCGTTAATTGAAAGTGAGGATGTAAGAGGTTCTATTCGGGCACAAGTTTTTAGTTTTTCACGATTAGCTTGGAAGGTGTTGCAAGAAGTTGGCGGAGCGAGTCGTCTTCATATTGATGAAGCGGGTGTGCATATGTTACTTCGTAAAATTGTAGAATCTCGTAAAGATGGATTATCGGTGTTCCAAAAAGCAGCGGAGCAAAACGGTTTCTTTGAGCATCTTGGCAGTATGATTGCGGAGTTTAAACGTTACAATGTGACGCCATCTAACGTATATGAAATGTGGCAACAATTAGATGCGCATAGTAGCAGTGCTGAGCAAAAGTTATTAGCGAATAAAGTATATGATTTACAGCTATTATATGATGATTTTGAACGTGCTTTAATCGGGAAATATTTAGATTCAGAAGACTATTTACAATTGCTAGTGGAAAAGCTTCCGCAGTCTGAGTATGTAAATGGTGCTGAAATTTATATAGATGGGTTTCATTCATTTTCTCCGCAAGAACTTGAAATTGTAAGACAGCTCATGATTTGTGGAGCGAGAGTCACAATTACGTTAACGATAGATGAAAAAACATTAGCGCAGCCAGTGAATGAACTGGATTTATTTTATGAAACGACGTTAACATATGAAAAAATAAAACAAGTAGCGCGTGAAGAGAAAATAGAAATTGAAAAAACAATTCCACTTATGGAACAACCGCGTTTTCATTCTCCGGCATTAGCTCATTTAGAAACGCATTATGAAGCGCGTCCGAATGAAAAGTATTATGATGAAGCAAGTGTAACAATTAGTACAGCGGCGAATTTACGAGCTGAAGTAGAAGGGGTTGCTCGTGAAATTCGTAGACTTGTCGCGGATGAAACGTATCGTTATCGAGATATTGCAGTACTTCTTCGTAACGGGGAAAGTTATTACGATGTGATGCGAACGTTATTTACAGATTATAATATTCCACACTTCATCGATGAAAAACGCCCGATGTCACATCATCCATTAGTAGAATGTATTCGTTCTGCCTTAGAAATTATTAGCGGAAATTGGCGTTATGACGCGGTGTTTCGCTGCGTGAAAACAGAGCTTTTATATCCATTAAACGTAAGGAAAGAAATGATGCGTGAAGAGATGGATGAGTTCGAAAACTACTGTTTAGCGTACGGTGTACAAGGGAAGAGATGGACTTCTGAGGATCCGTGGATGTATCGCCGTTACCGTTCACTTGACGATACAAACGGAATGATAACAGATATTGAACGTGAAATGGAAGAGAAAATAAACAGGCTGCGTGATGTTGTAAGAACGCCAGTTATTCGCATGCAAAAAAGGTTAAAGCGTGCGGGAACAGTGATGCAAATGTGCGAAGCGGTTTACTTATTTTTAGAAGAACTTGACGTTCCAAAGAAGTTAGAAGAATTACGTATACGTGCAGAAGAGAGCGGAGATTTCTTATTTGCAACAGACCATGAACAAGTATGGGAAGAAGTAATGAGCCTTCTTGATACGTTTGTAGAAATGCTTGGTGAGGAGAAGATGTCACTATCAATGTTCACGGACGTTATGTCGACAGGACTTGAGGCACTTCAATTCGCTAACATTCCGCCATCATTAGATCAAGTATTAGTTGCCAATATTGATCACTCCAGGTTATCAGATGTGAAAGCAACGTTTATTATCGGCGTAAATGAAGGAGTTATTCCAGCAGCACCGATGGATGAAGGGATGCTTTCTGATGAGGAAAGAGAAGTTCTTGGTGCGGCAGGAATTGAACTCGCGCCAACGACGAGACAAACTTTATTAGAAGAGCAGTTCGTTATGTATCAGATGGTAACGAGAGCGTCTGAGAAATTATATATTTCATGCCCACTTGCAGATGAAGAAGGAAAGACATTACTTGCATCTAGCTTTATTAAGAAAATAAAAAGAATGTTCCCTAATGTGAAAGACTCGTTTATTACGAATGACGTAAACGACTTATCGCGTTCGGAACAAATTTCATACGTAGCAACGCCAGAAGTGACGTTATCTTATGTCATGCAGCAACTACAAACGTGGAAGCGATACGGATTTGAAGGGAATCTAGATTTTTGGTGGGACGTCTATAACTTCTACGTCACTTCGGATGAATGGAAACAAAAAAGTAGTCGCGTGTTATCGAGTTTATTCTATCGAAATCGTGCGCAGAAACTAAGTACGGTAGTAAGTAGAGATTTATACGGAGATAAAATAAAAGGAAGCGTTTCTCGTATGGAACTCTTCAACCGTTGTGCGTACGCTCATTTCGCGCAGCACGGTTTATCGTTAAGAGAGCGTGATATTTTTAAACTAGATGCACCAGATATCGGTGAACTATTCCATGCAGCACTGAAGAGAATTGCAGACAGGCTATTACGCGAAAACCGCACTTGGGCGGATTTATCAATAAAAGAGTGTGAGCATCTTTCTGTTTTAGTAATAGAAGAAATCGCACCGTTATTACAAAGACAAATTTTATTAAGCTCAAATCGTCATTTCTATTTAAAACAAAAACTACAACAAATCATTTTCCGTACGTCAATCATTCTTCGTGAACACGCGAAGTCGAGCGGTTTCGTACCAGTTGATTTAGAGGTGCCATTCGGTATGGGCGGTACGGGATCGCTTCCGCCGATGGAATTCTCATTACCAAATGGTGTGAAGATGGAAGTTATCGGCCGTATTGACCGTGTGGATAAGGCTGAAGATGAAAACGGAACATTCCTTCGTATTATTGATTATAAATCAAGTTCAAAAGCGTTAGACTTAACGGAAGTGTATTACGGATTGGCACTTCAAATGTTAACGTATTTAGATGTCGTTACTACAAATGCACAAACGTGGATGAAAAAAGGCCACGCAGCATCACCTGCTGGTGTACTGTACTTTCATATTCATAACCCGATTGTTGAAATGAAAGGTGACGCATCTGAAGCTGAAATTGAAAAAGAAATTTTAAAGAAATTTAAAATGAAAGGCCTCGTACTAGGAGATGCTGACGTTGTTCGTTTAATGGATAACAAACTTTCAACAGGAAGTTCAGATATTATTTCTGCTGGTCTGAAAAAAGACGGTAGTTTTAGTGCGCGTTCTAGCATTGCAAGTGAGCAAGAGTTTAACGTACTGCAAAAATATGTACACCATACGTTTGAACATATCGGAAAAGACATTACAGAAGGTGTTATTGATATTGCTCCTTACAAAAAGGGGAATAAAGCGGCATGTACGTTCTGTAACTTCAAATCTGTCTGTCAGTTTGATGAATCACTTGAAGATAATCAATTCCGTACGTTAAAAGATATGAAAGATAGTGAAGCGATGGAGAAAATTAGAGAGGAGGTTGACGGAGAATGATAGAGAATTGGCCTAAAAAACCAGAAGGTAGTCAATGGACAGATGACCAGTGGAAAGCCGTTGTAGCGAATGGACGTGACATTTTAGTCGCAGCAGCAGCTGGATCGGGAAAAACAGCAGTATTAGTTGAACGTATGATTAAAAAGATTATTAATGAGGAAAATCCAGTCGATGTCGATCGCCTGCTCGTTGTAACATTTACGAATGCAGCGGCGCAAGAGATGAAAAATCGAATTGGAGAAGCGTTAGAAAAAGTACTAATTGATGAGCCAGGATCTCAACATGTAAGAAAACAGCTGAGCCTATTAAATAAAGCATCTATTTCAACGATCCATTCATTTTGTTTACAAGTAATTAGAGGGTATTACTACATGCTGGATGTTGATCCTCGTTTTCGTATTGCAAATCAAACAGAAAATGAGTTGTTAAAAGAAGAAGTGCTAGATGACATATTAGAAGAAGAGTATGGAATCGAAGATAATAGTATTTTCTTTGAATTAGTTGATCGCTATACGAGTGACCGTAGTGATGATGACTTACAAAGAATGATTTTAGCGCTTCATACAGAATCAAGAGCGCATCCAAATCCGGAAAAATGGCTCGATAAATTAGTAGAAGCATACGACGTGGAAGGAAAGACAATTGAAGATTTAGTGTATGCTTCTTACCTATTAGAAGATGTGAGATTCCAGCTTGAAACAGCGGAACAACATATTCGTAAAGCAACCGAACTCGCAATGCTTCCTGACGGCCCGGCGCCTCGCGTTGAAACCCTGCAAGCGGATGCAGCTTTACTTGGAATGTTATCATCAGCAGCTCGTGAATCGTGGACAAGCGTGTATGAAGCGATGCAAAACGTATCGTGGCAAACGTTAAAGCGTATTAAGAAAAGTGATTACAACGAGGATGTTGTAAAACAAGTAGACTCTCTTCGTAATAAAGCGAAAGATGAAGTGAAGAAATTACAAGAAGAGTTATTTAGCCGCAAACCTGAAAGTTTCTTACGAGATTTTCAAGATATGCATCCTGTATTAGAAAAACTTGTGAAGCTCGTAAAAGTCTTTACAGAGCGTTTCCAAGCGATGAAGCGAGATAAAGGAATGGTTGATTTCACAGATTTAGAGCATTTCTGTTTGCAAATTTTAAGTGAACAAAGTGAAAATGATGAAGTGAAGCCATCAGCAGTAGCGCTTCAATATCGTAATAAATTTGCAGAAGTACTAGTCGATGAATATCAAGATACGAACTTCGTACAGGAATCCATTATTAAATTCGTAACGAAAGATTCTGAGAGTGAAGGGAACTTGTTCATGGTTGGTGACGTAAAACAGTCAATCTACCGTTTCCGACTAGCAGAACCAGGCTTATTCTTAGGAAAGTATAAACGCTTCACGCAAGAAGGATCGGGCGGCGGAATGAAGATTGATTTAGCGAAAAACTTCCGTAGTCGTCATGAAGTACTAGCAGGTACGAACTTTATTTTCAAACAAATTATGGGCGAAGAAGTTGGGGAAATCGATTACGATGCTGACGCTGAATTAAAGCTAGGTGCTAGCTATCTAATAGGTGAAGATGTAGCGGCTGAATTATTATGCATTCAGCAAACGGAAGAAGAAGTACTAGAGGGTGAAGAAGGTACGGAAGTCGAAAAGGCGCAACTGGAAGCTCGTCTTATGGCGCAGCGCATTAAAGCGATGGTCGATTCAGGTTATGAAGTGTATGACCGAAAAACGGATAGTATGCGACCAGTGCAATATCGTGATTTCGTTATTTTACTTCGCTCTATGCCGTGGGCACCGCAAATTATGGAAGAGTTAAAACTACAAGGAATTCCAGTATATGCAGACCTTGCGACTGGTTACTTTGAAGCGACAGAAGTAAATATTATGATGAACGTATTCCGCGTTATTGATAATCCGATGCAAGATATTCCACTTGCAGCAGTACTTCGTTCACCGATCGTTGGATTAAATGATGAAGAACTTGCGACGCTTCGTGCTCACGGAAAGAAAGGGTCATTTTATGAAGTAATGAGCTCATTCTTAAAAGGTGCACCGCTTGAAGAAGAACAAGAACTTCATGAAAAACTAGAATGGTTTTATAACTTACTACAAGGATGGCGTGAATTCGCGCGCCAACAATCACTTTCTGATTTAATTTGGAAAGTGTACGGTGAGACAGGGTATTATGACTTTGTCGGCGGTTTACCAGCTGGAAAGCAAAGGCAGGCAAACTTGCGTGTATTATATGACCGCGCAAGGCAATATGAAGCAACATCATTTAGAGGATTATTCCGCTTCTTACGTTTTATTGAACGTATTTTAGAACGCGGTGACGATATGGGGACGGCGAGAGCTCTTGGTGAACAAGAAGATGTTGTTCGCATTATGACGATTCATAAAAGTAAGGGACTTGAGTTCCCGGTCGTATTTGTAGCTGGACTCGGTCGTCGTTTTAATACACAAGATTTAATGAAACGTTTCTTACTGCATAAAGACTTCGGTTTCGGTTCACAGTTCATTGATCCGCGTAAACGAATTAAATATACGACATTATCGCAACTTGCAATTAAACGTAAAATGAAAATGGAATTAATTGCGGAAGAAATGCGCGTATTATACGTAGCTTTAACGCGTGCAAAAGAGAAGTTAATTTTAATCGGAACAGTTAAGGATGCAAATAAGGAAATGGAAAAATGGCTCGATGCGAGGGAACATAGTGAATGGTTATTACCAGATCACATACGTGCTGGAGCGTCTTGCTATTTAGACTGGATTGCACCTTCATTATATAGACATCGTGATAGTGAAATACTTCTTGAATTAGGACAAGGAAGTATTCCAGATGAAATTTACGGGTATGACACTAGCTGGAAAGTAGAAGTTGTGGACGGTAACACGCTACTTGCACCAGAGCCAGTTCAAGAAGAGAAACAAGAGTTGTTAGAAGCACTTCGTGAGAAAAAGGCTGTGCCATTACAAAGTGAACGAAAAGAAGAAGTGTACGATAGGTTAATGTGGAAGTACGGGTATGAGGAAGCAACCTCTCATCGTGCGAAGCAATCCGTTACAGAAATAAAGAGAAATTATCAGTCTGAAGAAGGCAGCGATAACGCCTTTATTAGAAAACTACGTGCACCAATTAAAACACGTCCGCGCTTTATGGAGAAAAAAGGATTAACGTACGCAGAGCGTGGGACAGCAGTCCATACCGTTATGCAACATGTAGATTTGAAGAAGCCGATTACGGTTGAAGTTCTTCAAGAACAAATTGCTGGAATGGTAAATAAGGAATTGTTAACATTCGAGCAGGCGGAAGAAATAGCGATTGAAAAAGTAATTTCATTCTTTGACAGTGACCTAGGTAAAAGGGTATTAGCGGCGAAAAGTGTTGAGCGTGAAGTTCCATTTACGATGATGCTATCAGCAGAAGAAGCATATCAAGATTGGCAAGGGAATAGCGGGGAATCGATTCTTGTCCAAGGGGTTATCGACTGCATGATTGAAGAAGAAGATGGTATTACGCTAATCGATTTCAAAACAGATACGATTGAAGGTAAATTCCCAGGCGGATTTGAACAAGCAAAACCAATTTTAGAAGATCGCTATAAAGTGCAGCTTTCGTTATATGCAAAAGCACTCGAGAAAAGCTTACAACATCCTGTGAAAGAGAAATGTTTATACTTCTTTGATGGGAATTATGTTGTGAATATTGAGGAATAGAGGGGCTTGAAAATGGCGACGGAAAAAACGTTAAGAACGTGTGAAAAAGGACATGAATACTATAAAAGTAGCGATTGTCCAACTTGCCCAACCTGTGAGAAAGAGAGAAAGCCAAAAGAAGGTTTTCTCTCTCTTCTTTCAGCACCAGCAAGAAGGGCATTAGAGCACCATGGTATTCACACTGTAGAAGAGCTCTCAAAATATAGTGAAAAAGAAATTTTAAAACTGCATGGTATGGGACCTGCGTCTTTGCCGAAGCTTAGGAAAGCTTTGGAGGAGAGCGGGTTATCATTTAAATAAATGGTGATGTGATGAATAATTTTCAAAGAAAAGATCCGTTACTATTTCATATAAAAAAGAGGTGTCACCTATAGGAGACACCTCTTTTTTACGCTGTTCCAATCTGATCTTGATCTGCCACATCAGAATCAAACGTATTTGTTGCACTAACGCCGTTAAAAGTGTTGACGACAAATCCGACATTAGAAGCTCCGGACCCGTTATAAGCTTTCGTGTTTTCTTTCGGAGACACGTTATAAAAATCTCCTAAATTGAAAGAACCGTTACTGTTTTGAACGACTAGATTTCCAACAACAGAAGGCATACCATCCACCTACTTTACTAAGCTTTTTAATTACTATATGAATTATTGAGCGGAAGGTTCATCCGTAATATATTGGCGGATTTGCATAATACGAGAGTTATTAAAAACATAATCAACATTTCCAATTTGAAAGCAACCAGAATTTAAAAGTGTTCGCAATTCAACGTTATTTACTTCAATAAAAGGGCATTCATTTATAATATTTAATTTGACATCTGTCGTTCGCTTTGGGATTGTAATGTGTTCATCTGTAAAGATTTCAAATGCATCTAAGCGCCCTTCACCTTTTATATAACAAGGGATTTCCCTGTGGACGGCAAGAGCTCTACTTTTTAATTCCATTTGATTTGCATCTCCAACTTGAAATACAGCAGCAATCCCTAAAGAAATAATAGAAACATTTTGGACAATAGACACATGATGTAACATAATTTCTCAGTCTCCTTAACCTGGAGTAGGAGGGACATCTGTTACTAATGGTACAAATGGACCCTCTGTAACAGTTTCAAACGGTGTATCAAGAATAGAAGATAAAATGAGGAAATTTGCATCCCCAATTAAAAAGAGAGCGGACGAAGATACACCGTTCATTTTAATCTGTCCGACTTTTAACTCACGATTTACAACGTTAAGATTCATACATACTTACTCCTTTCGGAAATTTCCCGGTATGTGCTGAATAAAGGATAGAAAGGCTTTGTCGATATCTTGTTTCATTGCTTGAATAATGAGGTTTCGTAAATAATCTGGATCTGTTGAAATACCTTCATATGATTGAGCTTGTGATAAATAATAAGGAAGTCTATGCTCCATCTGTTTTTTTATGTCATCAACCATCATTTGTCGATACATTTCATCAAGCGGTGTTCTCTCTTCTTGTTCAAAGTGGAGAATTCGATTATATGCTTCTTCATCTAAGTAGCGATGCATTTCTTGAAGGATACCTTGATAAAAGTCAGGGTTGGTGTCAGTTTCAGGATTGACCTTCAATGTTTCTGTATCAACTTGAAAATCTTCAATTTGTTGTCCTTTTGTTGAAAATGGATTTAAACCAATATTTAAAGTACCATTTAAATTTTCTACTTTTAATTGATCGAATTTGTATTCCACTTTTCCTATAGAAGAGGAGGGGCGACTTTTTAATTCATTAAGCTCTTCTTGTAATTGGCGGACTTGATCTTCTAGGCTAAGGATGGTTGCTTGTTGTATTTGGAGAGCTTGCTGAAGTTGGTGTAAGTAAGTATATATATCTTGATTCATTTTGTGAAACCTCCTTTTCAATAGGGAGGGTAAATATATTCCTGCTATATATTTATGACAAGGATGCCTTAAGAAGAACTGTTTGATGGTTTGATAGAAATAATTTGTCCTTTCGCCTGTAATGGGCGAAGAGGCTCTGTAAATCCACCCGTATTTGAAAATTTAGATAGAGCTTTAATACTTCCGGCCGTACCAATTTGGAATACAGAAGAAGTCGTAATGCTATCGATTCTAATACTGTTAATGATAATACTTTGGTTCACGTAAAAATTCAATGCAATTGCCTCCTTTAAGTTGAACCAATTATCGCTTGATCGATTACATCTGAATCATTGACAGTCGTTGCGCTTTGATAATTGTAGACAGAAACATTATCTCCAACGTTAAAAGAGCCGGCCCCAGCGAAAGCACGTGAATAACTAATAGGCCTAATCGCAAATACATCTCCAATGTGAAAAATACCACTTGACCCAATATTGACGATACGAATATGTCCGACCATAGCTGGCATATAAAACACCTTTCGTTTTTAAAATTTTCTTTTCTACTATTGTATGGGCGTTTTCAATAAAATGTGTGTTTTTTTGAAATAAAAGAAACACACACGTTATTACGTGTGTGTTTCGAATGTTTGATTAGGTTGAAAATCCGTATGTACATGCCAAATTACATTTAAGAGCCTGTCCAGTTCTTGGCTACAATCCACTGTTTTTTGAGAAGTCATTCCGTAGCGTTCAGCAAAATAGATCATTTTTTCACGTTTTTTTTCAATAGCTTGCTCAAACATTGAAATCGGCTCCATCTCTAAATGAAATTTTTAGTATATATGTAGTACATATTATACAAAAATCCCATAAAAAAGAAACAACTTCGCTAAAAAAAGTAAAATTTCTACATTTTATGTCAAATAACGAATGGTAACGAATAAGGTGCGAGAAGAATATTGTAAAAATTAGCGTGCATGAGAAGGTTTTTTTCTTATAGATGCGAATACAATTAAATGGTATGAGTTTTAGGATGGAGAGTGGAAATATTGCGTTTTGTAACGGCGAAGAAAGAGGAAAAGGTATTTGTAGGTATTGTAGACGAAGAGGAAGAAAAAGTACTGCACTTAAGAGAAGCGCAAAGACAAAAAGGGGAAAAGGTTACGATTCCGATTACAATGTTAGAGTGTATTGAAAGAGGGACTGAATGTCTTGAGAAAATATGTGAAATTGTAAATTGGGCAAAGGAAAATGAAGGGGTAGCGTATTATCCGTTAACAGAGGTGAAAATATTAGCACCAATTCCAAGGCCAAGAAAGAATATACTTTGTGTTGGGAAAAACTATCGTGAACATGCAATCGAGATGGGCGGAGTAGAGTCTATTCCGGAAAATATAATGATTTTTACGAAAGCACCAACAACAGTTATTGGAATTGATGAGAAAATCAATGGGCATTCCCACGCAACGAATGAACTAGATTATGAAGGGGAACTAGCTATTGTTATTGGTAAGCGAGGGAAGCAAATAAAAAAGAAAAAGCGCTTGACCATGTTTTCGGATATACAGTTATAAATGATGTAACCGCTCGTGACATTCAAAGGAAACATAAACAGTTTTTCCTTGGGAAAAGCTTCGATACGTTTTGTCCGATGGGACCGTATTTAATGCATAAATCAATGGTTGAAACGCCGAACGCATTACACATCGAAACAGTAGTAAATGGAGAAGTAAGACAAACTTCAAACACAAATAAAATGATTTTTTCAATTGAAGAAATTATTTCAACGATAAGTAAAGGGATGACATTAGAACCAGGCGATATTATCGCAACAGGAACGCCGTCTGGTGTCGGAAAGGGCTTTACACCACCGAAGTTTTTACACGCTGGTGATGAAGTGGTCATTACAGTAGAGGGAATTGGTACTTTGCGAAATGTAGTGAAATGAAGAAAACAGCTATCTTGTATAAAGATAGCTGTTTTCTATGGTCTCGGGTTATAGAGGTAATCGATAACGGCAAAAGTGTAAAGACCAATTAATGCAAGTGTACAAATGCCAAATAATATAACC
This region includes:
- the gerPA gene encoding spore germination protein GerPA, which codes for MPAMVGHIRIVNIGSSGIFHIGDVFAIRPISYSRAFAGAGSFNVGDNVSVYNYQSATTVNDSDVIDQAIIGST
- a CDS encoding spore germination protein GerPE encodes the protein MLHHVSIVQNVSIISLGIAAVFQVGDANQMELKSRALAVHREIPCYIKGEGRLDAFEIFTDEHITIPKRTTDVKLNIINECPFIEVNNVELRTLLNSGCFQIGNVDYVFNNSRIMQIRQYITDEPSAQ
- the gerPC gene encoding spore germination protein GerPC, with amino-acid sequence MNQDIYTYLHQLQQALQIQQATILSLEDQVRQLQEELNELKSRPSSSIGKVEYKFDQLKVENLNGTLNIGLNPFSTKGQQIEDFQVDTETLKVNPETDTNPDFYQGILQEMHRYLDEEAYNRILHFEQEERTPLDEMYRQMMVDDIKKQMEHRLPYYLSQAQSYEGISTDPDYLRNLIIQAMKQDIDKAFLSFIQHIPGNFRKE
- a CDS encoding aspartyl-phosphate phosphatase Spo0E family protein codes for the protein MFEQAIEKKREKMIYFAERYGMTSQKTVDCSQELDRLLNVIWHVHTDFQPNQTFETHT
- the gerPD gene encoding spore germination protein GerPD; protein product: MNLNVVNRELKVGQIKMNGVSSSALFLIGDANFLILSSILDTPFETVTEGPFVPLVTDVPPTPG
- the gerPF gene encoding spore germination protein GerPF translates to MPSVVGNLVVQNSNGSFNLGDFYNVSPKENTKAYNGSGASNVGFVVNTFNGVSATNTFDSDVADQDQIGTA
- the gerPB gene encoding spore germination protein GerPB — translated: MNFYVNQSIIINSIRIDSITTSSVFQIGTAGSIKALSKFSNTGGFTEPLRPLQAKGQIISIKPSNSSS
- a CDS encoding RNA polymerase alpha subunit C-terminal domain-containing protein — protein: MATEKTLRTCEKGHEYYKSSDCPTCPTCEKERKPKEGFLSLLSAPARRALEHHGIHTVEELSKYSEKEILKLHGMGPASLPKLRKALEESGLSFK